In bacterium, the genomic stretch AGCAAAAGAAGAAGACATTATCATAACTAAAGAAGCTGATAATACCGGGGATGATTCCATATTACCGGTTATGATAAAAAAAATATTGGAAGGAAACAATTTAGTCATAGCCTCCTGTTATGCAAAGGATGGGGAAATAATTGGCACTACATTTATCCGTAAAGCTTTAAGCTATGCCGCTAATATATTCTTAAGAATACTGTACCCGCATCTAAAAGTAAAAACTTACAGTTCCTTCTATCGCGCTTATTCCGTTAAGCTCTTAAAAAAAGCATATAAAAATTACGGGAATAACTTCATAAAAGAAAAAGGGTTTATTGTTATGACAGAAATACTAATAAAATTAAGCAGATTAAAAGATACAAAGATAGCAGAAATTCCCACAGTATTGAAATGCGACAACAGAGTAGGCAAAAGTAAAATGATTGTAGTAAAAAACATTTTTGACTACTTATGTTTTATTCTTAAAGACACCCTTGATAGGATTTACAAGGTAGATATAAACAATAGATAACAAGATTAACCGGATTAAGAATGAAAAAATTACTTAGTTTTTCCGCATTTACGATTGGCATAATCATCCTATATTCTTTAATTAATTTTATTGAACTATCACTAACAAAAACAGGGGTAGAAAATAAACTGTTATTTGGAATACTAATTCTTTTTAAGGCGATTTTAATAACACTCTGGTTATCAGGAATTACCTACAATAAACTCTGGGATAAAAACACTTTAAAAAACAAAACTTCCCGAATTATCTGGGTTTTAACGTTAATCTTTGTTTTTATACTCTTTAACTCTTCTTTATTATTATTAGATAGAACAAGTAAATTATATAAACATATAAAGGGGCCGTCTTGCGGATGGAAAGGAAAACTGTGGCAGTCAGACACAACATTAGGCGCCAGGCCAATACCGAATGCAAAAGGATTTGAAACTTTTGTTATAAGTAAAGACGTGCCAATAAAATTTGACAGGAATGGATTTAGGGTTCCCATTTTCTATACTGATACAACAATTAAAAGACCTTTGTTTCTATTTCTGGGATGCTCATTTACTTTCGGAATGGCTTGCCCGGCAGAAGAAAGTTTCCCATACATAGTTTCCCAGAATACAAGAGGCTCTTCGATGAATGCCGGAATATGCGCAGGCGGACTTTCCCAGATGCTTTTATTGTCCCGGGAATTAGTCCCTCGTTACAAGCCTGATTTTGTAGTAGTACAATACTCGCCGTGGTTAGCCCAAAGAGCTA encodes the following:
- a CDS encoding glycosyltransferase family 2 protein, producing the protein MIIFIIPAYNEEKNIPTLLKEIECFAKNYSCRTIIVNDGSSDKTEEIATSFKNKLPVEVLTHSTNKGPGEAFKTGFSYVLKEAKEEDIIITKEADNTGDDSILPVMIKKILEGNNLVIASCYAKDGEIIGTTFIRKALSYAANIFLRILYPHLKVKTYSSFYRAYSVKLLKKAYKNYGNNFIKEKGFIVMTEILIKLSRLKDTKIAEIPTVLKCDNRVGKSKMIVVKNIFDYLCFILKDTLDRIYKVDINNR